The Microbacterium luteum nucleotide sequence GAACGCGATCGTGATCACGGGCAGGGCGAGGGAGCGGAGGGCGTCGGCCGGGTCCTCCCAGTCGTCGCGGGGGAAGCCGCCGGAGGGGAGCATCCCGAGCTGCAGCGCGAAGATCCACACGAGGATGACGCCCACCCAGAACACCGGCACGGCCACGCCGAGCTGCGAGAAGCCCGACAGGGCGATGCCGTACCACCGGTCGGCCTTCATCGCCGCGGTGACGCCGATCACCAGGGAGAGCACGAGGGCGAGGGCGAACGACAGCAGCGTCAGCGGGATGGTCACCCCCAGCCGCGCGGAGATCTCGGGGCCGACCTCGCGCGAGCTGATGAACGACTCCCCGAGGTCGCCCCGCAGCAGCTGCGCCGACCACGTGGCGAACTGCTGCCACACCGGCTGGTCGGAGCCGACCTGCGCGCGTGCCGCCGCGATCTGCTCCGGAGTCGCGTCCACCGACAGCAGCGCGTTCGCGGGGTCGCCGGGCAGCAGGCGCAGCAGCACGAAGATGACGACCATCGCCACCGCGAGCGAGAGTACGAGCAGGGCGGAACGGCGCAGCAGGTAGATGAGCATGAGGGGAGGATGCGCCGGTGCCGGGGCGCGTGCGCCCGGCACCGGCGGCGGGTCAGTTCTTGACGATGTCGTAGACGAAGAACTGCGAGTTCAGGCCGTTGACGGGGTAGCCCGACAGGTCGCTGTCGGCGACGACGATCTGCGGGTACAGGTACAGCCACACGCTCGCGGCGTCTTCGGCGATCTGCTCGTTGACCTGCGTGAGCAGCTCGGTCTGCTGCTCGACCGTCTCGGCCTGCTCGGCCTCGGCGACCCACTGCTGCACGTCGGCGTTGTCGTAGCCCCAGTAGAAGTCGGGGTTGCCGTACCAGACGACGTCGCGGTCGTTGACGTGCTCCTGCAGGGTGGCTTCGAAGTCACGCTCGGCGAAGACCTTGGTGTACCACTCGTCGGCGCTGATCGTGTTGATCTCGACGGTGATGCCGACCTCGGCCAGCTGCGCCTGCAGGAACTCGGCCACAACCGGGTGCGGGTCGTAGCTCGGCGTGTCCAGGGTGAAGGTGAACCCGTCGGCGTAGCCGGCGGCATCCAGAAGCTCGCGAGACAGCTCGGGGTCGTACGGGTTCACGTCGGTCAGGTCGACGTACCACGGGTCGGTCGGGGGGACCATCGAGCCGATGAGCGTGCCGTAGTCTCCCCAGATCGAGGTGAGCAGCTGCTCACGGTCGATCGCGGAGTAGACGGCCTTGCGCACGAGGGCGTCGTCGAAGGGGGCCACGCGGTCGTTGAAGGCGAGCAGCTCCTTGGTGGTCGAGGTGCCCTCGCTGACGGTGAAGTCGGCGTTGTCCTCGAACTGCGCGAGCGAGTCGGGGTTCTGGATGCTCGTGACTAGGTCGATCTCGCCGCTGAGCAGGGCGTTGTTCTCGGCCGTCGCGTCGGTGAAGTAGGTGAAGACGACCTCGGCGTTCGCCGCGGCCTCGCCCCAGTAGTCGTCCCAGCGGAGGAGGGTCAGGGTCGAGCCCTGGCGCCACTCGTCGAGCGTGTACGGACCGGTGCCGTCGGTGGTCTCGGCGCTCGCCTCGGGACCGGTGATCCACACGTAGCTGAGGTTGTAGGGGAACGAGATCGATCGCTCGGACAGCTCGAACACGACCGTCTGGTCGTCGGGGGTGGTGATCTCGCTGATGGGTCCGAAGCTGGACTTGCGCGCCGACTGGGAGTCCTCGGCGATGACCGCCTCGACGCTGGTCTTCACGTCGGCGGAGGTGAGGGGCGCGCCGGAGTGGAACGTGATGCCCTCGTGCAGCGTGACGGTGTAGGTGAGGCCGTCTTCGCTCAGCTCGGCCGACTCGGCCAGCAGCGGCTCGACCTCGCCGTCGTCGGTGAGCTTGTACAGACCCTCGTAGACGTTGCCGTTCAGCGCCTCGGTGACGCCTTGGCCGCCGCCCTGGGTGTTGCTGAGGTTCTGCGGCTCGTACAGCGAGCCGATGGAGATCGTGGCGTCGTCCGACGAGGCGTCGCCGGCGGCGTCGCCACCGGTGCTGCATCCGGCGAGCACGAGCGCCGAGACGGCGACGGCGGACAGGGCGAGCAGGGGCTTTCTCATACGGATACTCCAGTGCTGTGCATGCTGTGGTGCGGGGGAGGATGCGGCTCAGGCCGCGGAGATGTCGAAGCCGTCGCGGAACACGACGTTCTTCTCGCCGGCGGGCACCCGGAAGGGGAACCGGTTGGACGCCGGAGGCAGGGGGCAGTTGAACTGCGCCGAGAACCCGCACGGCGGGACGAAGGCGCGGTTGAAGTCGAGCACGACGGTTCCCGCATCGCCCGCCGCGTCGGCATCGCGCGGTACGAAGAGGAATCGTCCGGGCCCGTAGGTCTCCGACCCGTTCGTCGCGTCGGCGAACACGAGCAGCAGCGTGCCGCCGTCGTCGAAGGCCGCGAGGGTGAATTCCTCGCCGCGGATCGTCACATGGATGTCGCCGGGGACGACGAGATCGCGGGTGCCGCCGTTGTCGCGGATGTGCTCGAAGGGCACCGTGCGGGCGGACCCGTCGCCCTCGACCGGGGTGAAGCGGCCTTCGATGACCCAGTCCGGGTCGTAGCCGAAGGCATCGATGTGCTCGAAAGCGCGGATCGCCGCGGAATCGGCATCCCAGCGACGCAGCCCGTATTCCGGTTCACCCGTGTCGATCGACGTGCGCGAGAGCTCGGTGACGGTCACGGTCGGGCCGGCGACGGCCCGCTCGGCGTCGACGTCGGGGCGGGTGGCGCCGCTCCAGCGGGTCTCGACGAGAGCGAGGTTTCCGGTGGCGGCGGTCACGGTGCGGGCGCGCTGGTCGAGCCAGCGGGCATGGTCGGAGGCAGACATGTTCAGGGATGATTCTCTCGCGTGCGGCGGTGAACGGCACATCGGCCGTCACGGGTGGTAATGCGGCGCGAGCGCCGGGTATTCCCATCCGCGTCCCACGCGGCTCCGGCCGTCGCGGCGAGCACGCGAGCATCGCGCCGATGCCGGGATAATGGTGGCGACGTCGATCACTGCGAGGTGTTCATCCGTTTTGACGGTGGAAGAGTCAGCCGCGACCCCTGACCTTGTCGATGCCGGCGCGGTCAGCGACCTGTACATCTATCCGATCCGCGGTCTGTCCGGACAGAGACTCGAGCGGGTGACCGTCGACCCCGATCGGGGATTCCCCTTCGACCGGTGCTGGGCGCTGCCGAAGCGTCAGGCGGCCGAGGCCGCATCAGGCGACCGACCGCTCACCTCTGCCGAGGCCTACGGGCTGACGGTCTTCCCGCGTCTGGCAGGCGTCTCGACGCATCTGGATCCCGAGACCGAGAGACTGCGTGTGCACGTGCAGGAGCACGTCGTGCTCGATGTGTCGTTGCGAGATGACACCGACGTGCGGGAGGCCGAGCGCTTCTTCGCGCGGGTGCTCGACCTCGACGAGGCGGACCGACCCCGCCTGGTGCGCCGCGCGAATCGCACCTTCAACTTCTCCTACACGGCCTCGGTCTCCGAGCATCTGACGTGGGCGTGCCACCTCGTCAACCTCGCGTCGATCCGTGATCTCGAAGAGCGCATCGCGCACGAGGTGGACCCGCGACGCTTCCGGGCCAACCTCTACGTCGATCTCGGCGAGCCGTGGATCGAGCGCGACCTCATCGGGAAGGAGTTCCGCGCAGGCGAGGTCGTGCTGCGCGGAGAGATGATGGCCGCGCGGTGCGCGGCGACCGAGGTGAACCTCGAGACGACCGAGCGCGACCTGCCGATCCCCCGCCTCCTGAAGCAGCACTACGGCCACACCGACCTCGGCATCTACGCGAACATCCTCTCGGGCGGCGACCTGGCGCCGGGACTGCCGGTCGCGGTTCCCGCCGGGATCGGAGCCGGGTGCGCATGACCCGCGGTGAGACCGACATCCCGGTCGTCGTCACCGGCCGCCGCCGTCTGGCCCCGACGATCGACGAGTTCACCCTCGCCGCGGCCCATGGTGGTGCGCTGCCCGCATTCGAGGCCGGGGCGCACATCGACGTCGAGACTCCCGGCGGCCATCGACGCAGCTACTCGCTGTGCGCTCCGACCGCCGCTCGTCCGCGGGCGTACACGATCGCGGTGGATCGCCGTGCCGACGGCGAGGGCGGCTCGGTGAGCATGCACGACCGTGCCGCCACCGGCTCGCCGGTGCGGATCTCCTCTCCGAGCACGGGGTTCGACCTTCATCCGACGACGCGCCGGGCGGTTCTCATCGCCGGCGGAGTGGGAATCACCGCCGTGCGCGGAATGCGACGCGACCTGCAGGAGGCGGGGGTGGCGAGCACTCTCGTCTACCTCGTGAGGGACCGATCCGCTGCGGCCTACCTCGACGAGCTCGATGCGCCCGATGTCGTCGTGCACGCCACCCGCGAGCACGATGGGCGACGATTCGACCTGTGGCCACTCCTGGCCGACCCCACCGACAGCGAGGTCTACTGCTGCGGACCGGCGCCGCTCATGCGCACCGTGCAGGCCCTGACGATGCACTGGCGTCCCGCGCGGCTGCACTTCGAGGACTTCGTCGGCGTCTGCGCGGTCGACCCGTTCGCCCAGCCCTTCACCGCCGTGTGGCAGCCGACCGGCGAACGCGTGTCGGTCGGCAGTGACCAGTCCCTCCTCGACCGGCTCACCGAGAACGGAATCGCCGTTCCGAGCTCGTGCCGGTCGGGAACGTGCGGGACGTGTCGCGTGCGCCTGATCTCGGGGACCGCGCAGCACCGCGACATCGTGCTGGAAAACCACGAACGCTCCGACCAGCTCATCACCTGCGTCTCGCGCGCCGAGCGCGAGATCTGCATCGGTCCTGCCTGACAGCGCCGCGGGGCGCGTCGGTGCGGCTGACTAGACTGGGACGGGACGGTGGCACCGCCGGTGCGCGTCCTGCCGGCGTCGTGCGGCGTCGGACCGCCATTCGAGGGGGCTCTCCCATGCCAGGCATCGTGATCGTCGGCGTCCAGTGGGGCGACGAGGGCAAAGGCAAGGCCACCGATCTGCTCGGTGACCGCACCGACTGGGTCGTGAAGTTCAACGGCGGCAACAACGCCGGCCACACCGTCGTCATCGGCGATGAGAAGTACGCGCTGCACCTGCTGCCCTCCGGCATCCTCTCCCCGGGCGTGAACGCCGTGATCGGCAACGGCGTCGTCGTCGACCTCGAGGTGCTCTTCGACGAGCTCACCGCCCTGCAGGCCCGGGGCCTGGACACATCGCGTCTGAAGGTCAGCGCGAACGCGCACATCATCACGCACTACCACCGCACCCTCGACAAGGTCACCGAGCGCTTCCTCGGCAAGCGGCAGATCGGCACCACCGGGCGCGGGATCGGCCCGGCCTACGCCGACAAGATCAACCGTGTCGGCATCCGCGTGCAGGACCTGTTCGACGAGAACATCCTGCGTCAGAAGGTCGAGGGCGCGCTCGATCAGAAGAACCACCTGCTCGTGAAGGTCTTCAACCGCCGCGCGATCACGTGCGACGAGGTCGTCGAGGAGCTGCTGTCGTACGCCGAGCGGCTGCGCCCGATGGTCGCCGACACCGGCCTCCTGCTCGACGAGGCACTGAAGCGCGACGAGGTCGTCGTCTTCGAGGGCGGCCAGGCCACGATGCTCGATGTCGACCACGGCACCTACCCGTTCGTGACCTCGTCGTCGGCGACCGCCGGGGGAGCCGCGACCGGATCGGGCGTCGGACCGGGGCGCCTGGACCGCATCGTCGGCATCGTGAAGGCGTACACGACCCGTGTCGGCTCGGGGCCGTTCCCCACGGAGCTGTTCGACGAGAACGGCGACTTCCTGCGCTCGCGCGGCTTCGAGTTCGGCACGACCACCGGCCGCCCGCGCCGCGTCGGCTGGTACGACGCGCCCATCACCCGCTACGCGACGCGCATCAACGGCATCACCGACCTGGTGCTCACCAAGCTCGACATCCTCACCGGCCTGGACCGCATCCCGGTCTGCGTCGCGTACGACGTCGACGGCACGCGCTTCGACGAAGTGCCCGTGAACCAGACCGACTTCCACCACGCGAAGCCGATCCTGGAGTACTTCCCCGGGTGGAAGGAAGACATCTCCGGCGCCCGCAACTTCGACGATCTGCCGCAGAACGCGCAGGACTACGTGCTCGCGCTCGAGGCAATGAGCGGCACCCGCATCTCGGTGATCGGCGTCGGGCCGGCTCGAGACGCGGTCGTCGTGCGGCACGACCTCGTCTGACGGCTCGCCGCATGCGGTTCTTCACGGGCGGCTACACCGCTGACATGGGCGGTGAGGCCACCGGCATAGGGATGCTGCACGCCGGCTCGGCCGACACGGCCTACGTCGACGGCGCCCTCGGGTTCGGCGGCGACGTGGTGGCGGCCGACTCTCCGTCGTGGCTCGCGGCGCATCCCACCCGCGACGTCATCTATGCGGCGCTGGAGAAGACCGGCGCCGTGCAGGCCTACGCCCGCACCGGTGAATCCACGCTCGTGCCGCTCGGCGCCGCGGTTCCGGCCGGCGCAGCGACGTGTCACGTCGCGGTCGCGCCCGACGGTGGCAGCCTGCTCGCCGCCTGCTGGGGCGACGGCTCGGTGGTGCGGATGACGCTCGACGCGGAGGGCCGCCCGACCGACCCGCGTCGTGCGCCTGCCGCATCCGACCCCTACGACGCCGAACCCGACGTCGACGCCATCCGTACTCAGGTCCTCGGGGCGACGGCCGAAGAGGCGGGTGAGGTGCCCTCGGCGCGTCCCTCCCGCGCGCACCAGTCCCGTTATCTTCCGGACGGCACGGTCGTGACGACCGACCTCGGCCTCGATCTCGTGCGGGTGTGGCGGCCGGTCGACGGGCGACTGCGTGCGCATCAGCAGGTCGCGCTTCCTCGCGGTTCCGGCCCCCGGCACACGGTCTGGCATCCGAGCGGGCACCTGTACGTCGTCACCGAGTTCTCGCGCGAGGTCTTCGTGCTCGCCCCGGATGCGACCGGAGCGTGGCGCGTCCTCGGCGGCGTGCCGCTCGGCGGCCTCGCCGGCGACACGGGAGCGGAGATCGCGCTGGGGCGCGACGCCGCCTTCGTCTATGCGGGCCTGCGTGGCAGCGACACGATGGCCGTGCTCCGCGTGCGGGGTGGGGGCGATGCGCTCGAGCCGGTGGCGCTTGTCGAGACCGGCGTGGTGTGGCCACGCAACCACGTCGTGGTGCGGGACACGCTGCTGGTGGAGGGGGAGCGCTCGCACGAGGTGGTCTCGTTCACCCTCGATCCGCGTACCGGAGTGCCCGGGCGCATCCGGCACCGCACGACGGTGCCCTCGCCGACGCACCTGCTGCCGGTGCGCTGATCCGCGGCCCGCGTGTCGTCTCGTCGCTCCGCTCCTCGCTCAACGGCCGGAAGGGCTTCGGTTGACGGGTGTTGTCGTCTCGGACCGTGCATGCGACATCCCGTGACAGGTGAACGTCGGTTGCGCGGGTTCGGTTGACGCTGGCTGCCGATATGTGGCGGGGATGCGACATCCGGTGACAGGTGAATGGGTCAAGACGAAGGCAGGCGGGGCTTCGGTTGCCGAGGGTTGTCGGTATGGGGCGGGGATGCGACATCGCGTGACAGGTGAATGGGTCAAGGCGAAAGCCGCGGGAGCGGCGGCGTCTGGGTTCGCTGGCGCTGGATGTCCTCGGGGACGGGCGACAGCTCGGCGCGGGCCGGCACCCCTCCTAAGGCAGCACGATCTCGAAGTCGGGATCGCCGGGGTCGAGGACCGAGAACAGCGACTCCAGCACTCCTGCATCGCCGTCGATCTGCAGCCCCGGCGACGACGTGTCACCGGCGGCGAGGGCGATCATGCGGGCCTTCGTCAGCGACAGGTGCAGCGCGGCATCCGATCCCGGCTCCCTCTCGAGGTAGATCAGCACGCCGTTGCGCAGCGTCACCCGGAAGCTGCGGCCGAGGTCGGTGAAGGTCAGGTCGGTGACGAGGTCGAGATCCCACGCCTTCGGCCCGTCGACAGTGATGGCGAACGCGTCGAGCAGCTGCTCCGGCGTCAGCTGCGCCACGATCGTCGGCGCACTCGTCGATTGGGGTGTTCCGAAGCTCCCCGACTGCAGCTCGGTCGCTCCGGAGAGGAAGAAGTTGCGCCACGTGCCGTTCTCGGAGCCATAGCCGAGCTGCGTCAGCGTCTGCGCGTACAGCTCCCTGGCTGCGGCGTGGTCGGCGTCGGTGAAGATCGCGTGATCGAGCAGCGTCGCCGCCCACCGGTAGTCGCCGCCGTCGAAGGCGGTGCGTGCGAGGGTCACGACACGATCGATGCCGCCCATCGCGTCGACGTATCGCTTCGCCTGCTCGGCGGGAGGATGCGGCCACAGTCGAGCGGGGTTGCCGTCGAACCATCCCATGTACCGCTGGTAGACCGCCTTGACGTTGTGGCTGACCGAGCCGTAGTAGCCGCGCGCGTTCCAGGCGTTCTCGAGGGCCGGCGGAAGCTGGATGATCTCGGCGATCTCGGTGCCGGTCAGGCCCGTGTTCAGCATCCGCAGCGTCTGATCGTGCAGGTAGGCGTAGAGGTCGCGCTGGGTCGACAGGAACGACACGATCTCATCGTGTCCCCACGTTGGCCAGTGGTGCGACGCGAAGACCACATCGGCGCGGTCGGCGAACACGTCGATCGCCTCGGTCAGATAGCGGGACCACACGTGCGGATCGCGCACGAGCGCACCGCGCAGCGTGAGCAGGTTGTGCAGGTTGTGGGTGGCGTTCTCCGCCATGCAGAGGGCGCGGTAGCCGGGGAAGAAGAAGTGCATCTCAGCGGGGGCCTCGGTTCCGGGCGCCATCTGGAACTCGATCGGCACGCCGTCGATGACGTGACTCTCGCCGGTCCGTGTGATGGTGAGGGTCGGCGGGATGAGGCCGACGGTGCCGTTGCGCGACGTGGTCTGCCCCAGACCCGCGCCCACCTGGCCCTCGGGTCCGCGGGCCAGGGCGGCGCCGTACATGTAACCGGCGCGACGCCCCATGGCGGTGCCGGCGTAGACGTTCTCTTCCACCGCGTGCTCGACGAATCCGTCCGGCGCGATGACGGCCACGGCTCCGGCATCCACCTCCTCCTCGGTGGTCACGCCGAACACCCCGCCGAAGTGATCGATGTGACTGTGGGTGTAGATGACCGCCCGCACCTCACGATGCCCGCGGTGCTGCCGATACAGCGCCAGCGCGGCGGCCGCGGTCTCCGCCGAGATCAGCGGGTCGATCACGATCACGCCGGAGTCGCTCTCGACGAAGGTGACGTTCGACAGGTCGAATCCGCGCACCTGGTAGATGCCGTCGACGACCTCATAGAGACCGTGCTTGGCGACCAGTGTCGACTGGCGCCAGAGGCTCGGGTTCACCGAGGTCGGGGCTTCACCGCCGAGGAAGTCGTAGCTCTGGCCGTCCCAGACGACATCGCCCGCCTCGTTGCGGATGATCATCGGATCGATCGTGCCGAGGAAGCCTCGGTCGGCGAGCTCGTGGTCGCGGGAGTCGTGGAACGGAAGCGTGTTCGTCAGCCGCGCGTGCTCGGCAGCGATGGTGGGCGAGGGCTCTGTGGAGGTCATGATGCTCCTTTCGCCTCGATCATGGCCCGATCGAGCGAGCGGCGAAAGGCCCTCCGCGACCTACACCTTGGCGTCCTGCCGGGGGATCAGCACCTGCTTGATGATCAGCAGGATCGAGGCCGTCACCGGGATCGCGACCAGGGCACCCAGCAGGCCCAGCAGCGTGCCGCCGACGAGGGCGCCGATGACCACGAGCGACCCGGGGATCGAGATCGTGCGGTTCATCACGCGCGGGGTGAGAACGTAGGCCTCGATCTGCATGTAGACGAGGTACGCCGCGGCGAAGATGAGGGCCAGGAGGGGGTCGGCGAACAGCGCGACGGTCGATCCGATGATCCAGAACAGCACCGGACCGACCAGCGGGATGATCGTGATGCAGAACGACGTGACCGCGAGGAGGGCCGGGAACGGCAGCCCGAGGATCAGGTACATGATGAACGTGAACGTCGCGTTGAAGAACGCCAGGATCACCATTCCCATGAGGTAGCCGCCGACGGAGTCGGTGATCTGCTCGGTGAGGTCGGCGATCCCGGAGCGGTTGCGTGCCGGAGCCAGGCGGTAGAAGGCCTGCTTCATGGTCGGCAGCGACGCGAGGAAGTACAGGCTCAGCACGATCACGATGATCGCGCCGGAGATGCCGGTGGCTAGCGTGATGCCGGCCTGGAGCACGCCGCCGCCGATGGCGGCGATGTTGCTCGGATTGGTCACGAAGCTCTCGACCTCGCCGAGGATGTCGCCGAGCGAGTCGCCGAAGTTGTCCTCCGCCCAGAGGAAGACGTCGCTCTGCATGAAGTTGTTGATCAGGGTGGGGATGTCGGTGATGAACTGGGCGATCTGCTCGACGACCGTGGGCAGGATCAGCAGGAGCACGCCGGCGAGCACGATGGCGAACCCGAAGTAGACGATGACGATGCTCCACACCCGCGACACGTTCTTGCGCTCGAGCGCGCGCACCACCGGGTCGAGGCCGAGCGCGACGAAGAGGGCGAACGCGATGTACACGATGACGGTCACGATGTTGGTCACCGCGATGCCCAGCGCGAGCGCGACGAGGCCGCCGAGCACGGCGTAGAAGCCGACGGCGAACGGATTGCGCAGTCCGAACCAGCGCGCCGGTTCGCTCTCCTTCGGGGGCGCCGCGGGTGGCGTCGCGGCGTCGTCGGGCGAGTCGGTAACCTCGGTCATGCTCACACTCTATTGCTGAGCCCGCCGCGCCGAGGAGGACGACATGACCGAGACGCCCGAGCAGACCCTGCTGCGGCTGCGCGCCACGATCGACAACATCGATGCGGCGCTCATCTTCGTGCTCGCCGAGCGCTTCCGTGCGACCAAGCAGGTGGGTGAGTTGAAGGCCGATCACGGGATGCCCGCATCCGACCCCTCGCGCGAAGAGCAGCAGGTCGCGCGCCTCCGACGCCTCGCCGAAGAGGCCGACCTCGACCCGGCCTTCGCCGAGAAGTGGTTCAACTTCGTCGTCGCCGAGGTCATCCGTCACCACACGGCCGCCGCCGACGCCCGCTGACCACGATGGCCGCCGAACTCCCCATCGGGACCCTGCTCGAATCGAGCGACGGCGCCCACGCGCACGTGCTCGCCCGCAAGCTCAACCGCCACACGTTCTGGTGCGGCCAGAGCGGGTCGGGCAAGACCTACGCGCTCGGCGTGCTGCTCGAGCAGGTGATGCTCGAGACCGAGCTTCCCCTGGTCATCCTCGACCCGAACTCGGACTACGTGCGTCTCGGGGAGATGCGGGCGGGCGCGGATCGTGCATCCGCCGACGAGCTGCGCTCGCGCGACGTGCGCGTGCTCGGCAGGAACGGCGACCACGACCTTCGGGTGCAGTTCACGAACCTGCCGCTGAAGTCCAAGGCCGCGGTCGCCCAGATCGATCCGATCCTCGACGCCGACGAGTACAACCACCTGCTGCGCCTCGAAGACGAGGTGCACTCGATCGACGACCGCGACCTCGTCGCCCACCTCCGGGCCAAGGGGTCGGCGGTGCACGACAAGCTCGCCAATCGCCTCGAGAACCTGGGGATCAGCGAGTGGGATCTGTGGGCGTGGGGCGGACGCAACGTCGGCGACCACCTCGACGAGCGTGCGGATGCGACCGTCCTGGACCTCGGCGGGTTCCCCACACCGGCGGAGTCGCGGGCTGCCGCGCTCGCCGTGCTCGACCATCTGTGGGAGCACCGCGAGGAGCGCGTCGGACGGCTCATCGTGATCGACGAGGCGCACAACCTCTGCCGCCCCGACCCGTCGACCCCCGTCGAGCGGCTGCTCACGGAACGGATCGTGCAGATCGCCGCCGAGGGCCGCAAGTACGGACTGTGGCTGCTGCTGTCGACGCAGCGCCCGTCGAAGGTGCACATCAACGCCCTGTCGCAGTGCGACAACCTCGCCCTCATGCGGATGAGCTCGCCGAAGGACCTCGCCGAGCTCGCCGACGTCTTCGGCTACGCGCCGGCGTCGATGCTGGAGCGCTCGTCGGCGTTCGCGCAGGGGCAGGCCCTGTTCGCGGGCGGGTTCGTCGATTCGCCCGTGCTGGTGCAGATGGGCGCGCGCCTGACCGAGGAAGGCGGCTCCGACGTCGCCGTCCCCCTGCGCTGACCGGAGCCGGCGCAGAGGGACGGATCGTGGCGGACGGCCTCAGGGTGTCGCGCGACGAAGGGTCAGGAACGATCCCGCTGCGAGCACCACGGTCAGCAGAAGTCCCCACAGGGTGATTCCGACCGCCCCCTGATCCGCGAACCAGGTGAACACCTGCCCCAGGCATCGAGGCGCCCGATGACCCACATCACGCCGACGAGCAGCAGTGCCAGCGCCGTGTAGACGAGCGCCACCCACAGGGGCCCGAAGCGCTTGTAGAGCGTTGCCGAGGCGAAGCCGATCGTGAACACCAGCACCGTGAAGGCGAAGTAGAACAGCCACGCGGCCCACCATCCCGCTTCCCAGATCCAGGTCAGCTGGAAGAAGTATCCGTTCATGCCCCAGCCGCCGGTGGCGTCTTCGAGGAACCCGCCGATCACGAACACCGTCGCGAGCAGGTTCGCGGTGATCGTCGCGGTGGCGAGGGTGCCGAGATAGAACTCGCGTCGCGTGATGCTGAGGGCCTGGGAGAACGGGAAGGTCATCGTCAGCGCCTGGATACCGACGAACAGGAAGTACCACAGCGGCGCCTGCGCGCCACCGCCGTAGAACGGTCCCGGAAGGCCCGAGCTGCTCAGCAGCGCGTAGATCGCGAGGGTCACGACGAAGGCGCCCGTGAGCACGATGAGAGGCACCCAGACGTAGGTCTGGCGATTCACCAGCTGCAGACGGATGACATTCAGGGTGCGGTTCATCGCGACACCTCCGGGGATGCGGTGCTCGACGCGTGCTGCGTCAGACGCACGATCAGCTGCTGGAGCGAGACCGAGGCGACCTCGAGATCGGCCTCGGCGAGACGCCGACGGTCGT carries:
- a CDS encoding alkyl/aryl-sulfatase, with the protein product MTSTEPSPTIAAEHARLTNTLPFHDSRDHELADRGFLGTIDPMIIRNEAGDVVWDGQSYDFLGGEAPTSVNPSLWRQSTLVAKHGLYEVVDGIYQVRGFDLSNVTFVESDSGVIVIDPLISAETAAAALALYRQHRGHREVRAVIYTHSHIDHFGGVFGVTTEEEVDAGAVAVIAPDGFVEHAVEENVYAGTAMGRRAGYMYGAALARGPEGQVGAGLGQTTSRNGTVGLIPPTLTITRTGESHVIDGVPIEFQMAPGTEAPAEMHFFFPGYRALCMAENATHNLHNLLTLRGALVRDPHVWSRYLTEAIDVFADRADVVFASHHWPTWGHDEIVSFLSTQRDLYAYLHDQTLRMLNTGLTGTEIAEIIQLPPALENAWNARGYYGSVSHNVKAVYQRYMGWFDGNPARLWPHPPAEQAKRYVDAMGGIDRVVTLARTAFDGGDYRWAATLLDHAIFTDADHAAARELYAQTLTQLGYGSENGTWRNFFLSGATELQSGSFGTPQSTSAPTIVAQLTPEQLLDAFAITVDGPKAWDLDLVTDLTFTDLGRSFRVTLRNGVLIYLEREPGSDAALHLSLTKARMIALAAGDTSSPGLQIDGDAGVLESLFSVLDPGDPDFEIVLP
- a CDS encoding AI-2E family transporter, with amino-acid sequence MTEVTDSPDDAATPPAAPPKESEPARWFGLRNPFAVGFYAVLGGLVALALGIAVTNIVTVIVYIAFALFVALGLDPVVRALERKNVSRVWSIVIVYFGFAIVLAGVLLLILPTVVEQIAQFITDIPTLINNFMQSDVFLWAEDNFGDSLGDILGEVESFVTNPSNIAAIGGGVLQAGITLATGISGAIIVIVLSLYFLASLPTMKQAFYRLAPARNRSGIADLTEQITDSVGGYLMGMVILAFFNATFTFIMYLILGLPFPALLAVTSFCITIIPLVGPVLFWIIGSTVALFADPLLALIFAAAYLVYMQIEAYVLTPRVMNRTISIPGSLVVIGALVGGTLLGLLGALVAIPVTASILLIIKQVLIPRQDAKV
- a CDS encoding chorismate mutase, translated to MTETPEQTLLRLRATIDNIDAALIFVLAERFRATKQVGELKADHGMPASDPSREEQQVARLRRLAEEADLDPAFAEKWFNFVVAEVIRHHTAAADAR
- a CDS encoding ATP-binding protein — translated: MAAELPIGTLLESSDGAHAHVLARKLNRHTFWCGQSGSGKTYALGVLLEQVMLETELPLVILDPNSDYVRLGEMRAGADRASADELRSRDVRVLGRNGDHDLRVQFTNLPLKSKAAVAQIDPILDADEYNHLLRLEDEVHSIDDRDLVAHLRAKGSAVHDKLANRLENLGISEWDLWAWGGRNVGDHLDERADATVLDLGGFPTPAESRAAALAVLDHLWEHREERVGRLIVIDEAHNLCRPDPSTPVERLLTERIVQIAAEGRKYGLWLLLSTQRPSKVHINALSQCDNLALMRMSSPKDLAELADVFGYAPASMLERSSAFAQGQALFAGGFVDSPVLVQMGARLTEEGGSDVAVPLR